The nucleotide window GCACGCGTCCCGGCCTAGAGTCAGGAACATGAGCACTGAATCGAACGCTACTTCATTTCCCGATATCACCGAACTCCAGGGCACTCAGCTGGCCTTCGACGATCCGACGACCCGCCACAGCAAGATCTCCCCGCCGAAGCAGGACCAGTCCGAGCCGGGCCTTGAGGTCGACGCCGATCCGGTGCCAGACATCGGCCTGGAGACCTACCGCGGACTTGGTCGTCTGCAGGGCCGCAAGGCTCTGGTGACGGGTGGCGACTCGGGCATCGGTGCCGCCACCGCCATCGCGTTCGCCCGTGAGGGTGCCGACGTGGCCATCGCGTATCTGCCCGCCGAGGGCAAGGATGCGGAGCGCGTCATCTCGGCGATCGAGGGTGCCGGCCGCACCGCCGTCGCGCTGCCCGGTGACCTGATGGACAAGCAGTACCGCGACAGCCTTGCCGATTCGGCCGCCGAGAAGCTGGGCGGACTCGACATCCTGGTCAACAACGCTGGCAAGCAGATCGTCAACGACTCGCTGGAGGAGCTGACCGACGAACAGGTCGATGAGGCCTTCCAGATCAACATCAAGTCGATGTACACGCTCACCCGCGCCGCGCTGAAGCACATGGGCCCGGGTTCGACGATCGTGAATTCCACCTCGATCCAGGCCTACGCGCCGAACCCGATGCTGCTGGACTACGCGGCCACCAAGGCTGCGATCAACAACTTCACCAAGGGTCTGGCACAGCAGCTCGCCCCCCGCGGCATCCGCGTCAACGCCGTGGCACCCGGTCCGGTCTGGACCATCATCCAGCCCACCGAGGGTCAGCCGAAGGAGAAGCTGCCCGAGTTCGGCCACGATACGCCGCTGGGCCGCCCCGGCCAGCCGGTGGAGATGGCGCCCGCCTTCGTGTTCCTGGCCTCACCCGAGTCCAGCTACGTCACCGGTGAGACGCTCAACGCCAACGGTGGCACCCCCACCGCTTAGCGGTCCTTCGTGGTGCTCTGCTGGGAGCATCACTCGGAACATCCCGTGCGGGGCGGCGCCTATGCGTCGCCCCGCACGTGTGTCCGGCGGGTTCCTGCGCGGCGCTTTTCCTCCGTGCGCCGCTGGCGTAGCGTCGCTGACATGGAAGCAACAGTTCTCGTCGTGCTGCTCGGGGGACTCGCCGCCCTGGCCGTCCTGACCTTCATCGTCGTCGCCGTGGTCCAGGTGGTGCGCGAGCCGCAGCTTCCGTTTCCACTGCGAGCCCTGTGGATCATCGTGCTGCTCGCGGCGCCGGTGATCGGCTCGCTGGTGTGGTTCGCCTTCGGCGCGTCCATCAACCGGCGCATCGCCCAGGACATATGACGGTCATGTAAAACCTGGCGCGATTGTTCCACAATCCCTTGCCCGGATTGTTGAACAACAGTACTGTGAGCTGTGATCTACGGAATAGACCTGCGTCACATCCTGCACCTCCGGCTGCCGCAGCTGTTCCTTCCTACTGACCTCAGGAGGGCTCCTGTGGCTGACGCCTCAACCCCCGACGCATCATCGGCGAACATCCCGCCTCACCAGCGCACCGCGGACACGCCCCCTTCTGGGCAGGACCCTGCGCCCCACGGCCCGGTGTTGAACCGCACCCGACGCACCGCCCTGCTCGGCGCGATGTTCCTCATGGCCACCAGCGCGGTCGGGCCGGGCTTCATCACCCAGACCGCGACCTTCACCTACCAGCTCGGCGCCGCCTTCGGCTTCGCCATCCTGATCTCGGTGCTCGTGGACATCGCCGTGCAGCTCAACGTCTGGCGTGTGCTGGGCGTCTCCGGGCTCTACGCGCAGACGCTGGGCAACAAGATCCTCCCGGGCCTCGGCTGGGCCCTGGCCGCCCTGATCTTCTTCGGCGGCGTGGTCTTCAACATCGGCAACATCGCCGGCGCCGGCCTCGGCGTGAATGCGATGACCGGCATGGACGCTCGCATCGGGGGCGCCATCTCCGTCGTGATCGCGCTGCTCATCTTCCTCTCCAAGAAGGCCGGGGTCGCCCTGGATCGCATCGTCGTCGGCTGCGGCGCCGTGCTGATCCTGCTGATGATCTTCATGGCCATCACCACCGCCCCGCCGCTCGGGGAGGCGCTGCGCCAGACCTTCGTGCCTGATCAGATCGAGTTCCTGGTCATCACCACACTCATCGGCGGCACCGTCGGCGGCTACATCACCTACGCCGGAGCACACCGGCTCATCGCTTCAGGCAACACCGGCATCGACAACGTCAAGGCGATCACGCAGACCTCGGTGCTCGGCATCGCCGTCGCCTCGGTCATCCGCTTCCTGCTCTTCCTCGCCATCCTCGGTGTGGTCTCCACCGGGACCGCACTCGCGGAGGACAACGTCGCCGCCGATGCCTTCTCGGTCGCCCTCGGGGACATCGGGCTGCGCGTGTTCGGCGTCGTCTTCTGGGTCGCCGCGATCACCTCGATCCTCGGCTGCACGTATACGACCGTCTCCTTCCTGACCACCTCCAAGACCAAGGACCGCACCAAGAACTGGTACTTCCTGGGCTTCCTGGTGCTGACCAGCGTGGTGTTCCTGCTGCTGGGACAGGCCCCGCAGACCCTGCTGATCATGGCCGGCGCCTTCAACGGGACGGTGCTGCCGCTGGGCTTCGCGGTGATCCTCTACGCCGCCTGGCGCCGACGTGATCTGCTGCAGGGCTACAAGTACCCGAAGTGGCTGCTGATCCTCGGCGTGCTCACCTGGCTGCTGACCATCTACATGGGCATCAGCTCACTGGGTGGTCTTGCCAGCCTCTGGACCGAGGGATGAGTCAGCCCCGCACGGAGCCTCAGGCACCTGGACCCGAGGCGCTGACACCGGCCGCGGCCCGCGCACAGTTCCGTGCCGGGCTGCGCCGGCCCACCAGCGGGTTCAGCGCGGGCTACGCCCAGGCCAACCTCTTGGCGCTGCCCCGCGAGCTCGCCTTCGACATGCTGCTCTTCGCCCAGCGCAATCCCAAGTCCTGTCCCGTGCTGGGGGTCTTCGAACCGGGTCAGCACGACGACGCCGGCTCCGCGTCCCCGCTGCTGGCCGACGGAGACGTCAGGACTGACA belongs to Nesterenkonia halotolerans and includes:
- a CDS encoding SDR family oxidoreductase, yielding MSTESNATSFPDITELQGTQLAFDDPTTRHSKISPPKQDQSEPGLEVDADPVPDIGLETYRGLGRLQGRKALVTGGDSGIGAATAIAFAREGADVAIAYLPAEGKDAERVISAIEGAGRTAVALPGDLMDKQYRDSLADSAAEKLGGLDILVNNAGKQIVNDSLEELTDEQVDEAFQINIKSMYTLTRAALKHMGPGSTIVNSTSIQAYAPNPMLLDYAATKAAINNFTKGLAQQLAPRGIRVNAVAPGPVWTIIQPTEGQPKEKLPEFGHDTPLGRPGQPVEMAPAFVFLASPESSYVTGETLNANGGTPTA
- a CDS encoding PLDc N-terminal domain-containing protein, giving the protein MEATVLVVLLGGLAALAVLTFIVVAVVQVVREPQLPFPLRALWIIVLLAAPVIGSLVWFAFGASINRRIAQDI
- a CDS encoding NRAMP family divalent metal transporter, which encodes MADASTPDASSANIPPHQRTADTPPSGQDPAPHGPVLNRTRRTALLGAMFLMATSAVGPGFITQTATFTYQLGAAFGFAILISVLVDIAVQLNVWRVLGVSGLYAQTLGNKILPGLGWALAALIFFGGVVFNIGNIAGAGLGVNAMTGMDARIGGAISVVIALLIFLSKKAGVALDRIVVGCGAVLILLMIFMAITTAPPLGEALRQTFVPDQIEFLVITTLIGGTVGGYITYAGAHRLIASGNTGIDNVKAITQTSVLGIAVASVIRFLLFLAILGVVSTGTALAEDNVAADAFSVALGDIGLRVFGVVFWVAAITSILGCTYTTVSFLTTSKTKDRTKNWYFLGFLVLTSVVFLLLGQAPQTLLIMAGAFNGTVLPLGFAVILYAAWRRRDLLQGYKYPKWLLILGVLTWLLTIYMGISSLGGLASLWTEG